The DNA window CAAGCTGGATGAGTTAAAAGGGAAGATTGAAGAACTGAACCAAGATGTAAATGTTATTGTCCAGTCGGTTGATTTATCCGTGGCAGAAAACGCTCATACGTTTTATGAGTCACTTAAAGAATATGAGTTAGAAACTTGGATTAACAATGCTGGATTCGGAAACTTTGCTTCTGTCGGTGAACAAAAATTAACTAAAATTGAAACGATGCTTCATTTAAATATCGAAGCCTTAACAATTCTTTCTTCTCTATTTGTAAGAGATTATGAACATGTTGAAGGTACACAGCTTATTAATGTCTCTTCAGGAGGAGGCTACACAATTGTTGCTGATGCAGTAACTTATTGCGCAACAAAATTCTACGTAAGTGCATTCACAGAAGGTCATTCTCAAGAATTAAAAGGAAGAGGAGCAAAAATGCAGGCTAAAGTTCTAGCTCCGGCTGCTACTGAAACAGAATTTGCACAGCGTTCTATGGATATGAATGATTTTGAATACGAAGGACGAGTTCCTAGGTTTCATACGTCAAAAGAGATGGCTGCTTTTATGCTAGATCTTTATGATGGCAATAAAACGGTAGGGCTTGTAGATGGAGTGACTTACGAATTTCAATTAAAAGATCCTATCTATCCATACGCAGAAAGAACGACAAGTTCAGATTCTTAAACAAAAAAGCACCCTTGCAAGGGTGCTTTTTTATGGACTCTTAAATGGGTAAACATCTTGTTTTATGTAATGGAAGTGCTCGAAGACAGTCGTGTTTCAAACCCTACGTATCCTTTCACTCTTTATTTCCTGATTTTTGTTTCACTTTTTTGCACATACTAACCTAACGGAGGTGACGAAAATGGGTACAAAAAAATCTGCTAACCGAGGTCAAGTAGCTCCTGGTGTTAACCCTCAAGGACACGGAAAAGATGTTGAGTTTTCAACAGAACCGAAAAGTGAACTTGAAAACAAAGCGAAAAAATCAAATACAAAAATTTAATTAAAAAGGAGAAGATTACTCTTCTCCTTTCTCCCCCTCTTAACTATTTTTTCAAAAATAAGCTCCAC is part of the Priestia aryabhattai genome and encodes:
- a CDS encoding SDR family NAD(P)-dependent oxidoreductase yields the protein MKYTVITGASSGIGYETALAFAACGKNLILAARREDKLDELKGKIEELNQDVNVIVQSVDLSVAENAHTFYESLKEYELETWINNAGFGNFASVGEQKLTKIETMLHLNIEALTILSSLFVRDYEHVEGTQLINVSSGGGYTIVADAVTYCATKFYVSAFTEGHSQELKGRGAKMQAKVLAPAATETEFAQRSMDMNDFEYEGRVPRFHTSKEMAAFMLDLYDGNKTVGLVDGVTYEFQLKDPIYPYAERTTSSDS
- the sspL gene encoding small, acid-soluble spore protein L, producing MGTKKSANRGQVAPGVNPQGHGKDVEFSTEPKSELENKAKKSNTKI